The window TTCAATCTATGTTTCTGGACTTGGCTGGACAACAATTCATGCAAAAAATATTGATGTTTCAGTGTATGTTCCTGATGGTGTAGATGTGTATATGGTAGAGGCGTTGATTTAAGTGAAATCATTTGGGTTATTCGGAAATAACATAGTTGCATCAATATCACCAAAAATTCATCAGCTTATATGGCAGTGCCTTAGTATTGATGGTTATGAATATAATTTATACGATCAAGTTATGGTACCTGCTCGTGAACAACTGCAACGTTTGAATGGGGCTAATATTACTATTCCATTTAAAGAGCAGATTCATGTTGATTGTTTAAGTGATGCTGCCGCGGCTATTGGGGCAATAAACACTGTTTATTGGCAGAACGGCCAATTATGCGGTGCAAATACTGATTGGATCGGTATTGATAAAATGTTGTTTGCGGAAACTGATTTAAGTCAGGTGCTAATCATCGGCAGCGGTGGTGCGGCAAAAGCGGTGTACTATGCGCTAATTATGCGCGGCGTTGCTGATGAAAATATTGTTGTTGCGTATCGTAACAATAGAATGAACAATACGCTTCAGCATATTCCACTTGCGGAAGTAAATCAAAAGTTAAACACCTTTAGTGCAATCTTTCAAACAACACCGGCAGATACTGTTAATATGCGTTTATTAGCACAGTCTGTCTGGTATTATGATTTACGTTATACGGTAACTTTGGCTCAGCAGCGGGCTAAAAACGGCCTTGAAATGCTTATTTGGCAGGCAATTGCTGCCGAGGAGTTGTGGTTAGAGCGTGATTTACTTGATGATAAACAGTTATTTTTATATATTAAGGAGCAAATAGAATGCTAACTGGAAAACAAAAAAATTATTTACGGGGTTTGGCTAATCAGTTGAAGCCTGGATTCCAAATTGGAAAAGATGGTATCAGTGAAAATTTACTGAGTGCGCTGGATAGTTATATTGAAGCGCATAGTTTAGTAAAAATTCACTTACTACAAACTTATGATGGTGACAAAAAGGAGACTGCTGAATTATTAGCAGAAAATCTTCGTGCCCAGGTTGTTCAAATCATTGGCAGCATGATTATTCTTTACCGATTCAGTAAGAAGTCTGATATTGTTTTACCAAGATAATGAGGTGATACAGGCAATGAAAAAGAAGATTGGTTTACTTGGCGGTACTTTTAATCCGATTCATACTAAACATTTGGCTATTGCGGTTCAGGCAAAAGAGCAGTTTCAGCTGAGCGAAGTTTGGTTTGTACCCACTAACATTCCGCCGCATAAAGAATTTGATCAAGATGAGGTGAGCGTCAGCGATCGTTTGACGATGATTGAGCTGGCGATTCAACCATATAAAGATTTTCATATTTGTGATTTAGAGTTGCAACAAGCCGGTATATCATATTCAGCTCACTTAATTCGTCAGTTGAGTGCGATGCATCCCGATTTTGAGTTTTACTTTATTATCGGCGGTGATAATGTTGCAATTTTATCAGAGTGGTATGATATTGAATATTTACTTTCAGCTGTTCACTTTATAGGTGTTCCGCGGGAAGACTTTGCCGTGGAATCACCGTATGAAATTCTTTGGTTAAATATAGATACCGTTGATAATATTAATTCCAGTGATATTCGTTCGGGCAAACTATACCGCAAGGACGTTGTCCCGGAGGCAGTTTTTGATTATATTATTTGTAATCATTTGTATTGTTATACGCGATTACATTATCATGTTTATCAGAATATGAGTTATTATCGTTTCATCCATGTCTTAGGTGTTGTGGAGACAGCTGAGCGTTTGGCAATTCAGTATAATCTGGATGTTGAGAAGTGTAAGTTGGCGGCATTGCTACATGATTATGCCAAAGAAATTGATAAAAAGCGTGAGCAGTTAATTATGGAGAAGCATTTTTCGAGTGAAATGGCACTTTATGATGAGCCGGTATGGCATGCTTTTG of the Culicoidibacter larvae genome contains:
- the yhbY gene encoding ribosome assembly RNA-binding protein YhbY; protein product: MLTGKQKNYLRGLANQLKPGFQIGKDGISENLLSALDSYIEAHSLVKIHLLQTYDGDKKETAELLAENLRAQVVQIIGSMIILYRFSKKSDIVLPR
- a CDS encoding shikimate dehydrogenase family protein → MKSFGLFGNNIVASISPKIHQLIWQCLSIDGYEYNLYDQVMVPAREQLQRLNGANITIPFKEQIHVDCLSDAAAAIGAINTVYWQNGQLCGANTDWIGIDKMLFAETDLSQVLIIGSGGAAKAVYYALIMRGVADENIVVAYRNNRMNNTLQHIPLAEVNQKLNTFSAIFQTTPADTVNMRLLAQSVWYYDLRYTVTLAQQRAKNGLEMLIWQAIAAEELWLERDLLDDKQLFLYIKEQIEC
- the nadD gene encoding nicotinate (nicotinamide) nucleotide adenylyltransferase, which codes for MKKKIGLLGGTFNPIHTKHLAIAVQAKEQFQLSEVWFVPTNIPPHKEFDQDEVSVSDRLTMIELAIQPYKDFHICDLELQQAGISYSAHLIRQLSAMHPDFEFYFIIGGDNVAILSEWYDIEYLLSAVHFIGVPREDFAVESPYEILWLNIDTVDNINSSDIRSGKLYRKDVVPEAVFDYIICNHLYCYTRLHYHVYQNMSYYRFIHVLGVVETAERLAIQYNLDVEKCKLAALLHDYAKEIDKKREQLIMEKHFSSEMALYDEPVWHAFVGSYLVQKELGIFDSQVVAAIRYHVTAHPEMDTVAQCLFVADYIEPGRNFPGVNDARTAAFTSLSAGVVAELNGVKAHLLSKGVQFPELSEQALLKFKQEV